Proteins encoded together in one Plasmodium brasilianum strain Bolivian I chromosome 4, whole genome shotgun sequence window:
- a CDS encoding DEAD/DEAH box helicase, protein MNNTLTRNKHDNTNINLCSEKSVEYLSRPVVKEAKKDKELIHNRSNGTMHNKLEVEKIECTGGKVKVKEDEHNDYLSHGGNEGEQVDINQNDEFNLSDIVVSTCKVEKSDMKEVCKGSSKKCEYLYMSEHLRIRNDKQIFVSKSLNEYINDHINMICSCDDTLFQNLNGMENTLMDLGLKLKFLRHRERIKRKRKKARKNKRSSPCSKSNGPLRNGTITNGELQINGSLLWKRGDITEFPLEGIESLSSSLEGELVPESKSIHASNTELPEKAEMGERSRTWCNLVKSGDDSDSSFLFSDSSDSEENSTDSSNTSDEEIIERLEFDEEELSNLKKLERAKNVYFRHINEICIKYNMMSHFNLKFFEKVKSITDKNIKMKHKNLNVMKDLMEVMRNIFSNEDMVKKIELKQKKLRADVINSLFGFHIISDNQPMKIPIKCMNRLRCENQPAANIFAYRSLQNRRRAETALDELWSASGMGSGKGSDMGSGKGSGMGSGKGSGMGSGKGSGMGSGKGSGVSSGTVSGKGEQNLKLSGDKNKCSVSFNEDINKIESVTKNSLEKYINNIKKSSKIQNKINNLKQYILVTNWNSLRKHSNYINMVYEERIEHKKVLANLCYNQMKAIEQKRKIIVEREEKERMRLLKENNMDEYIKLIKKTKNKRLQELVAVTEKFLSNMTSSMLLQKGGGIVEKKINGSINGEIIISGSCSSNLNDCNSSGGSSGSGGSNHNGSGSSDGMGKSAGITKRDENANESHMTNYKNTREEYYRLSHSVKEKVVQPSILVGGKLMQYQLEGLEWLVSLYNNNLHGILADEMGLGKTVQTISLFAYLKEFKYGANTGSAIRGSEGSGTGSATSSTNLKSIVIVPLSTLPNWINEFSIWCPTLNVITYIGNKIHRRNMGKHLLECEFDICLTTFDFVIKEKTVLMKIAWNYIVVDEGHRMKNNKSRFHKILSEFKSKHRVLLTGTPLQNNLSELWSLLNFLLPKIFCSCVDFEKWFIEPLHNEKGVYETITEEEQLLIINRLHSVLLPFMLRRVKKDVLKSLPKKYEYNVHIELSLYQKILYKQIETKGFKQVNHNGSVTTKTFQNIVMQLRKIVNHPYLFLDDYNIDEMLIKCSGKFEVLDRMLPKLVKFKHKILIFSQMTKLMDILCDYLDLRQYKYHRLDGNIALNERKKIIEAFNRGNDQSGQNGKRGGIDNNGGSQGDGESGDSVDNGGRCQRDRTLGEKPRDELANGGNEDTMIFILSTRSGSLGLNLQAADTVIIFDSDFNPHQDIQAMCRCHRIGQKNVVKVFRFITLSEVEELVLKKAQNKLKMNDKVIQAGLYNNIYNDEDRQNKLKNIFKRYQQNDATTQPTNPIVLNYYMGRNEEEIDYFLHFDKNYFGEHYFSVLNSLSREDLGKGQFTYMSEDEEGKGREVSDEGDVEIEVDVGDETDVEIGVDVSVETSKHMMCGQRGKEQRNSVKDAEHSENLAKGCLNKKQDDSFSSDLEHEKNDVKNIKAESEQHNVTMSNHSSNKLKRGQPGERDEVTDKNSINSTGICADNCNNKSTLSFGDVNDTSLQEGEEMDHTILYNTAHNAAHSASHEVQDDFYSFILREENQNEVERVLIKTNKLINKEELPSYLFYDDTDECTEINFKRRRKVINANLMEEEKLTENDFIKLIENSFAEKSTHEEKRTLNELGEPEQFVTGEEEVGIEEVGIEKVGIEEVGIEEVGIEKVGIEEVGIEEVGIGEMDNPKKKICIDGKSCTDKKTCADGKPHNSENSTQEFPLKGSVPYNVRSSSRKKVSCDIIRLSNTGSIASDTPSPANSKNLSPKKKGKRKYSGSFSEMSIEKKYAQGDADDELKKKKKKE, encoded by the coding sequence atgaataacACATTGACCAGAAATAAACATGacaatacaaatattaatttgtGTAGCGAAAAATCGGTCGAATATTTGAGTAGGCCTGTTGTCAAGGAAGCGAAGAAAGACAAGGAGCTTATCCATAATAGAAGTAATGGTACAATGCATAATAAGCTCGAGGTGGAAAAAATTGAGTGTACGGGAGGTAAGGTAAAGGTAAAAGAGGATGAGCATAACGATTACTTGTCACATGGAGGAAATGAGGGAGAACAAGTCGATATTAACCAAAATGATGAATTCAATTTATCAGATATAGTAGTTAGTACATGCAAAGTGGAAAAAAGCGATATGAAGGAGGTATGCAAGGGGAGTTCAAAAAAGTgcgaatatttatatatgagtGAACACTTAAGAATTCGAAAtgataaacaaatatttgtAAGTAAATCTTTAAATGAGTATATTAATGATCATATTAATATGATATGTTCATGTGATGATACATTATTTCAAAATCTAAATGGTATGGAGAATACTTTAATGGACTTGGGGTTAAAACTCAAATTTTTGAGGCATAGGGAACGTAttaaaagaaagagaaaaaaagctAGAAAGAATAAAAGGTCTTCACCATGCAGTAAATCAAATGGTCCGTTAAGAAATGGCACTATTACTAATGGCGAATTGCAAATAAATGGAAGTTTGTTATGGAAAAGGGGAGATATAACCGAGTTTCCATTAGAGGGCATTGAATCATTGTCTTCTTCGCTTGAAGGGGAACTTGTACCGGAATCCAAGTCTATACATGCTTCCAATACTGAATTACCGGAAAAGGCAGAAATGGGGGAGAGATCTAGAACCTGGTGCAACTTAGTCAAATCAGGAGACGATTCTGATAGcagctttttattttcggACTCATCAGATAGCGAAGAAAATAGTACTGACAGTTCTAATACATCAGATGAAGAAATAATAGAACGTTTAGAATTTGATGAAGAAGAGTTGAGTAATTTGAAAAAGCTCGAAAGAgcaaaaaatgtttattttagacatataaatgaaatatgtataaaatataatatgatgagtcattttaatttgaaattttttgaaaaagtaaaaagtattacagataagaatattaaaatgaagCATAAGAATCTTAACGTTATGAAAGACTTAATGGAAGTAATGAGaaacattttttcaaatgaaGATATGGTAAAgaaaatagaattaaaacaaaagaaattaaGAGCAGATGTTATAAATTCCTTGTTTGGTTTTCACATAATTAGTGATAACCAGCCAATGAAAATACCAATAAAATGCATGAATCGGTTAAGGTGTGAAAATCAGCCAGCTGCTAACATATTTGCCTACAGATCTTTGCAAAATAGGAGGAGAGCCGAAACAGCCCTCGATGAACTGTGGAGTGCTAGCGGTATGGGTAGTGGCAAGGGAAGCGATATGGGCAGTGGAAAGGGAAGCGGTATGGGCAGTGGAAAGGGAAGCGGTATGGGCAGTGGAAAGGGAAGCGGTATGGGTAGTGGTAAGGGAAGTGGTGTAAGCAGTGGTACAGTTAGTGGAAAAGGTGAGCAGAACCTCAAGTTAAGTGGTGATAAAAACAAATGCAGTGTGAGTTTCAATGAagacataaataaaatagaaagtGTAACGAAGAACAGTCTAGagaagtatataaataacatcAAAAAGAGTTCAAAAAttcaaaacaaaattaataatttaaaacagTATATATTAGTAACGAATTGGAATAGCTTAAGGAAGCACAGTAATTACATTAATATGGTATATGAAGAAAGGATAGAACACAAAAAAGTATTGGCGAACTTGTGTTATAATCAAATGAAAGCTATAGaacaaaagagaaaaataatagtagaAAGAGAGGAAAAAGAACGAATGagattattaaaagaaaataacatggatgaatatattaaattgataaaaaaaacaaaaaataagagaCTGCAAGAGTTGGTGGCTGTTACTGAGAAGTTCCTAAGTAACATGACCTCCTCCATGTTATTGCAGAAAGGGGGGGGTATTGtcgaaaaaaagataaatggCAGCATTAACGGTGAAATCATTATTAGTGGCAGTTGTAGTAGTAACCTTAACGATTGTAACAGTAGTGGTGGGAGTAGTGGTAGTGGTGGGAGTAACCATAATGGCAGTGGCTCTTCCGATGGAATGGGTAAAAGTGCAGGCATAACAAAACGGGACGAGAATGCGAACGAATCGCATATGacaaattacaaaaatacgAGAGAGGAATACTATAGGTTATCCCACTCAGTTAAGGAAAAAGTAGTTCAACCATCCATTTTGGTAGGAGGAAAATTAATGCAATATCAGCTGGAGGGATTAGAGTGGTTGGTATCATTGTATAATAACAATCTTCATGGCATTTTGGCTGACGAAATGGGACTGGGTAAAACGGTCCAGACGATTAGTTTGTTTGCTTATCTAAAGGAGTTCAAATATGGTGCTAATACAGGAAGTGCAATTAGAGGAAGCGAAGGAAGTGGCACTGGCAGTGCGACTTCCAGTACCAATTTAAAGAGTATCGTAATTGTTCCACTATCAACACTGCCCAATTGGATCAACGAGTTTAGTATCTGGTGCCCAACGTTGAAcgtaataacatatataggTAACAAAATACACAGAAGAAATATGGGTAAGCATTTACTAGAATGCGAATTTGATATATGTTTAACAACATTCGATTTTGTAATAAAGGAAAAGACGGTACTCATGAAAATAGCTTGGAATTATATAGTAGTTGATGAAGGTCATCGTATGAAGAATAATAAATCAcgatttcataaaatattatctgAGTTTAAAAGTAAACATCGTGTATTATTAACAGGAACTCCATTACAGAATAATTTAAGTGAGTTATGGTCTCttcttaattttcttttacctAAAATTTTTTGCTCATGTGTAGATTTTGAAAAATGGTTTATTGAGCCATTACATAATGAAAAGGGTGTGTATGAAACTATTACAGAAGAAGAGCAgttgttaataattaatagGCTTCATAGTGTGTTACTACCTTTTATGCTTAGAAGAGTAAAAAAGGATGTTTTAAAATCGTTACCTAAGAAGTATGAATATAATGTACACATCGAATTATCCTTGTATCagaaaattttgtataaacAAATAGAAACTAAAGGATTTAAACAAGTTAATCACAATGGATCTGTAACTACAAAgacttttcaaaatattgttatgcaattaagaaaaatagttAACCATCCTTATTTATTCTTAGATGATTATAATATTGATGAAATGCTTATCAAATGTAGCGGTAAATTTGAAGTCCTAGATAGAATGCTGCCCAAACTTGTGAAATTCAAGCACAAGATACTTATCTTTTCACAGATGACGAAGCTTATGGACATCTTATGTGACTACTTGGACCTTAGGCAGTACAAGTACCACCGCCTGGACGGAAATATAGCTCTAAACGAGCGCAAGAAAATTATAGAGGCCTTCAACCGGGGGAACGACCAGAGTGGTCAGAACGGCAAAAGGGGGGGAATCGATAATAATGGCGGAAGCCAAGGAGATGGTGAAAGTGGTGATAGCGTCGATAACGGAGGTAGATGCCAACGTGATAGAACTTTGGGGGAGAAACCGAGAGACGAGTTGGCGAATGGAGGAAATGAAGATACGATGATCTTTATCTTATCAACGAGGTCAGGGAGCTTAGGGTTAAACCTACAAGCAGCAGAtactgttataatttttgataGCGATTTCAATCCACACCAAGATATACAAGCCATGTGTAGGTGCCATAGGATTGGACAGAAAAATGTAGTGAAAGTATTTCGATTCATTACATTATCAGAAGTAGAAGAATTAGTTCTAAAAAAAGCACAGAACAAGTTGAAAATGAATGATAAAGTTATACAAGCAGGgttatataacaatatttataatgatgAAGAtagacaaaataaattaaaaaatatttttaaaagatatcAACAGAATGATGCCACTACACAACCCACTAATCCTATAGTTTTAAACTATTACATGGGTAGGAATGAAGAAGAAATAGATTATTTCCTCCATTTtgacaaaaattattttgggGAACACTACTTTTCCGTTTTAAACTCCCTCAGCAGGGAAGACCTAGGTAAGGGGCAATTTACTTATATGAGTGAAGACGAAGAGGGGAAGGGGAGAGAAGTTAGCGATGAGGGTGATGTCGAGATTGAAGTTGATGTTGGCGATGAGACTGACGTCGAGATTGGAGTTGATGTTAGCGTTGAAACATCTAAGCACATGATGTGTGGTCAAAGGGGGAAGGAACAAAGGAATAGTGTGAAGGATGCTGAGCATAGTGAGAATCTGGCAAAGGGCTGTTTGAACAAAAAACAAGATGATTCTTTCTCATCAGATCTAGAACACGAAAAGAACgacgtaaaaaatataaaagcagAAAGTGAACAACACAATGTTACAATGTCCAATCATTCAAGTAATAAGTTAAAAAGGGGTCAACCGGGGGAACGTGATGAAGTTACTGATAAAAACAGTATTAACAGTACAGGTATATGTGCTGATAATTGTAACAACAAAAGCACTTTATCTTTCGGGGATGTAAACGATACGTCTCTTCAAGAAGGAGAAGAAATGGATCATACTATCCTCTACAATACCGCTCACAATGCTGCTCACAGTGCCTCTCACGAAGTGCAGGATGACTTCTACAGCTTCATCCTTAGGGAGGAAAATCAAAATGAAGTTGAGAGGGTCCTAATTAAAAccaataaattaataaataaggaGGAGTTACCttcatatcttttttatgatGATACTGATGAATGTAccgaaataaattttaagagACGACGAAAAGTTATTAACGCAAATTTAATGGAAGAGGAAAAATTGACAGAAaatgattttataaaattgatTGAGAATTCGTTTGCTGAAAAGAGTACGCATGAGGAGAAAAGGACTCTTAACGAATTGGGCGAACCGGAACAGTTTGTCACGGGGGAAGAAGAGGTTGGCATTGAAGAGGTTGGCATTGAAAAGGTTGGCATTGAAGAGGTTGGCATTGAAGAGGTTGGCATTGAAAAGGTTGGCATTGAAGAGGTTGGCATTGAAGAGGTTGGAATAGGAGAAATGGATAACCCCAAAAAAAAGATCTGCATAGATGGAAAATCCTGCACAGACAAGAAGACATGTGCAGATGGTAAACCCCACAATAGCGAGAACTCCACTCAGGAATTCCCCCTCAAAGGAAGTGTACCCTACAATGTCCGAAGCTCTAGCAGGAAAAAAGTATCATGTGATATAATTCGATTAAGCAATACTGGCAGCATCGCATCTGACACTCCTTCTCCAGCTAATTCGAAAAATTTATCTCCCAagaaaaaggggaaaaggaaatataGCGGAAGCTTCAGCGAGATGAgcatagaaaaaaaatatgcacaaGGAGATGCAGATGAcgaactaaaaaaaaaaaaaaaaaaggaataa
- a CDS encoding palmitoyltransferase DHHC11, which yields MTLWCYTTCLFKNPGFLNEAEFSGENTTEYEIRYALLMCCNCCFVVIFKIITCIKSQHNFKAEVNTISSLIFGMIALVMLVDQYCAIKTNTTGIELLKNIKGKTQPFHESLIEVFETPFSYLWLLPVNRKVQKNLSVSANFTQKKNKSHEVQMKNIGKIKLNRIKLSRIKLSRIKLSRIKLSRIKLSRIKLSRIKLNRIK from the exons ATGACCTTATGGTGTTACACAACTTGTCTTTTCAAAAATCCTGGTTTTTTAAACGAGGCAG AATTTTCAGGAGAAAATACAACTGAATATGAAATTAGA tacgCATTATTAATGTGTTGCAATTGCTGCTTTGtagttatttttaaaattataacatgTATAAAGTCCcaacataattttaaagcTGAG GTAAACACCATAAGCTCTCTAATATTTGGAATGATTGCGCTTGTTATGCTAGTCGATCAGTATTGTGCAATAAAAACAAACACAACag GCATagaacttttaaaaaacataaaggGGAAAACGCAGCCATTTCACGAATCACTCATAGAAGTGTTTGAAACTccattttcttatttatg GCTTCTTCCAGTAAATAGAAAAGTGCAGAAGAATTTGTCAGTAAGTGCAAATTTTacgcagaaaaaaaataaa TCTCATGAAgtacaaatgaaaaatataggtaaaattaaattaaatagaataaaattaagtagaataaaattaagtagaataaaattaagtagaataaaattaagtagaataaaattaagtagaataaaattaagtagaataaaattaaatagaataaaataa
- a CDS encoding origin recognition complex subunit 5 → MYKLKNNESDINSDDCNETSQECIYRFSSPKKQKSNTLKNSKKIEQTYSISNFEKWEVVSTNMNNEKNTKRKASNTNLKNSSQIQVNFAGLKKNEQDYVQQKRSFEKLHESEGERETNDNYIEESDYDEEGDYNERIGYEDQVSYDTQISNNETDRYCEYNERKKCQASRGDNVNNLGSIREKEHMLGEMDEKMHMSAKMDEKMHMSAKMDENVTSSVELDENVNSSDELDENVNSSDELDENVNSSDELDEYNSLYDEELNEMIGEGHFKELIPAIPHDILNSYIACLKTCGFEREVQLHRLINLLGDLRDPISVIQVLGLPGMGKTKVVKNFIKLMNVPFAYVNCLMAVYQSGRSAKNVIFHTILKDLSINLLKEFNEYKKVNNIMNCSYDPTKLVPTSVSNTDNFFNILHKLLSFRPDDEQGLEKIASKKKKKGAAVGEASGEENNGGRINSPVNGNNAEEKENKKKCRNNKNHYYKDKLYDRSVVFILDNIRYLVRTHPDLFYALTRIHEYIKGPYADVTKANKITRGLCVILINRSPLPDEIFDGLPQPPTVWFDSYTADMCKNILYRLYETMCFESLLTYNDKDLKIFYVKDNKKEFLIKKKNVILNNDVIYDIWCRYIDYIVNVSYKDYKSDFHELLFICSHMWPLFIRPIIEGSLEPIVENMNALQRNIDTHIRVATYNHASHFTFELIDSVFLNESNLKNKIDLSFYSKILLVGAYLASRNLPITDKRFFNATVKGGAFSLPKKRKTRNKNESILTLIGQAIPKNFTFIRWLCLTDCLLVCFFDEQLILNSLICHQINTLIQLGFITFSSSNNLSCLVRNSLMNGVQWSGYCGSALLNSTNNFSSPNNNIFSETTNSMAYESLDPYSKLVIHVPEETIRSISKEMKIPLDELIL, encoded by the coding sequence atgtacaaactAAAAAACAATGAAAGTGATATAAACTCTGATGATTGTAATGAAACATCACAGGAATGCATTTACCGCTTTAGCTCcccaaaaaaacaaaagagcAATACTTTGAAGAATTCAAAAAAGATAGAACAAACTTATTCTATTTCAAATTTCGAAAAATGGGAAGTTGTGAGTACAAATATGAACAATGAGAAGAATACAAAGAGAAAGGCTTCCAATacaaacttaaaaaatagcTCCCAAATTCAGGTAAATTTTGCagggttaaaaaaaaatgaacaagatTATGTGCAGCAAAAACGAAGTTTTGAAAAACTGCACGAAAGTGAGGGTGAACGGGAAACAAACGACAATTACATTGAAGAGAGTGATTACGATGAAGAGGGTGATTACAATGAGCGGATCGGTTACGAGGATCAAGTCAGCTACGACACCCAGATCAGTAACAACGAGACTGATAGGTATTGCGAATATAATGAGCGCAAAAAATGTCAAGCGTCAAGGGGGGATAACGTCAACAATTTGGGATCAATTCGCGAAAAGGAGCACATGTTAGGCGAAATGGACGAAAAGATGCACATGTCAGCTAAAATGGACGAAAAGATGCACATGTCAGCTAAAATGGATGAAAATGTGACCAGTTCAGTCGAATTGGATGAAAATGTGAACAGTTCAGACGAATTGGACGAAAATGTGAACAGTTCAGACGAATTGGACGAAAATGTGAACAGTTCAGACGAGTTAGACGAATACAATAGTTTATATGACGAAGAACTGAATGAAATGATCGGTGAGGGTCATTTTAAGGAACTAATTCCAGCAATACCACACgatattttaaattcatatattgcTTGTTTAAAAACGTGTGGATTTGAAAGAGAAGTGCAACTACATCGACTAATTAATCTCTTAGGTGATTTAAGGGACCCTATTTCAGTTATTCAAGTGTTAGGATTGCCAGGAATGGGGAAAACAAAAGtagttaaaaattttataaaattaatgaatgtTCCTTTTGCTTATGTTAACTGCTTAATGGCTGTTTATCAATCAGGTAGATCAGccaaaaatgttatatttcaTACTATACTAAAAGATTTAAGTATTAATTTGCTGAAAGAGTTTAATGAATATAAGaaagtaaataatattatgaactgttcatatGATCCAACAAAATTAGTGCCTACCAGTGTTTCTAACACGGacaacttttttaatatcctACATAAGCTTTTGTCATTTAGGCCTGACGACGAGCAGGGTTTGGAAAAAATAGCatctaaaaagaaaaaaaaaggagcagCAGTAGGAGAAGCATCGGGAGAGGAAAATAATGGCGGCAGAATAAATAGCCCAGTGAACGGGAATAATGcggaagaaaaggaaaacaaaaaaaagtgcaGGAATAACAAGaatcattattataaagaCAAATTATATGATCGTTCAGTAGTTTTCATTCTGGACAATATTAGATACTTGGTTCGAACGCATCCTGACTTGTTCTATGCCTTAACTAGaatacatgaatatataaaaggacCTTATGCCGATGTAACAAAAGCGAATAAGATAACAAGAGGGTTATgtgttatattaataaatagaTCACCATTACCAGATGAAATTTTTGATGGGTTACCTCAACCTCCTACTGTTTGGTTTGACTCATATACAGCTGATATGTGTAAGAATATTCTGTACAGATTATATGAAACTATGTGTTTTGAATCTCTGTTAACATACAATGATAAGgacttaaaaattttttacgtaaaagataataaaaaagaatttttaataaaaaaaaagaatgttatattaaacaacgatgtaatatatgatatatggTGTAGATATATTGACTATATTGTTAATGTGTCTTATAAAGATTACAAGAGTGATTTTCATGAACTGCTATTTATATGTTCCCATATGTGGCCATTATTTATTAGACCTATTATAGAAGGATCTTTAGAACCGATTGTAGAAAATATGAATGCATTACAAAGGAATATTGACACACACATACGAGTTGCAACATATAATCATGCTAGTCACTTCACATTTGAATTAATCGATTCTGTTTTTCTAAATGaaagtaatttaaaaaataaaattgatttatctttttattcaaaaattttgttaGTAGGAGCCTACCTAGCTTCTAGGAATTTACCCATAACAGATAAAAGGTTTTTCAATGCTACAGTAAAAGGAGGTGCTTTTAGTTTAccgaaaaaaagaaaaacaagaaataaaaatgagtCCATTTTAACGTTAATAGGTCAAGCAAttccaaaaaattttacttttattagaTGGTTATGTTTAACAGATTGTTTATTAGTATGTTTCTTTGATGaacaattaattttaaatagttTAATATGTCATCAGataaatacattaatacaGCTAggttttattactttttcttcCTCTAATAATTTATCTTGCCTAGTCAGAAATAGTTTAATGAATGGAGTACAATGGAGTGGATATTGTGGTAGTGCTCTTTTAAACTCaactaataatttttcctctccaaataataatatcttTTCTGAAACTACTAATTCTATGGCCTATGAGTCGCTAGATCCTTATTCTAAGTTGGTCATTCACGTACCTGAAGAGACGATCAGGAGCATTTCCAAGGAGATGAAAATACCCCTGGACGAGTTGATCCTTTAG